From the Salinimicrobium tongyeongense genome, one window contains:
- a CDS encoding CPBP family intramembrane glutamic endopeptidase encodes MGTKEFRISGWARILLFLFPYFLIVVVFQFIGLVVAGISIDDPLSSISSQQHLISSFFDLSGTFLVLWIFMKYIDREKFTELGFQMKGRLSDFGSGTLVGFITMLSGFLILMGIGEIRYSGVNFNVSELLISILFFLIIAVVEETLIRGYVLKNLMLSTNKYVALVISSVIFSLMHGANPSMSLFSFIDLFFAGMILGISYLYTKNLWFPIGLHFGWNLFQTHFGFNVSGLDVYSLIEINYTSANLFNGGEFGFEGSVFSVAAQLLIFAGIVNYYQDPAQRFFLPGLLFKRSK; translated from the coding sequence ATGGGTACAAAAGAGTTCAGGATTTCAGGCTGGGCAAGAATACTTCTGTTTTTGTTCCCTTATTTTTTGATAGTGGTTGTTTTTCAATTTATAGGGTTGGTAGTAGCCGGCATTTCTATTGATGATCCTCTGTCGAGCATTAGCTCTCAACAACACCTGATTTCCTCCTTTTTTGATCTTTCAGGCACTTTCCTGGTGCTCTGGATATTCATGAAGTACATCGATAGGGAGAAATTTACGGAGCTGGGTTTTCAGATGAAAGGCAGGCTTAGCGACTTCGGTTCGGGAACATTGGTGGGATTTATTACCATGCTTTCCGGATTTCTTATCCTGATGGGAATAGGAGAAATACGTTATTCGGGAGTGAATTTCAATGTTTCTGAATTATTGATATCAATACTGTTCTTCCTCATAATTGCAGTTGTTGAAGAAACTTTAATCAGAGGATATGTGCTGAAGAATTTAATGCTGTCAACCAATAAGTATGTGGCACTTGTTATTTCTTCTGTTATTTTTTCTTTAATGCACGGGGCGAACCCTAGTATGAGCCTTTTTAGTTTTATTGATCTGTTTTTTGCCGGAATGATCCTGGGAATTTCTTACCTGTACACAAAGAATTTATGGTTTCCCATTGGGTTGCATTTTGGCTGGAACCTTTTCCAGACGCATTTTGGGTTCAATGTGAGTGGCCTGGATGTCTACTCCCTTATTGAGATTAATTACACTTCAGCGAATTTATTCAATGGCGGGGAGTTTGGGTTTGAAGGCTCTGTGTTTTCTGTGGCTGCTCAGCTTCTTATTTTTGCAGGGATTGTAAATTATTACCAGGATCCTGCCCAAAGATTTTTTCTGCCAGGCCTGCTTTTTAAGAGAAGTAAATAG